The nucleotide sequence GCGATAAAAAACATCAAAACAGCAATAGGATTATTAATAGCAAAACGATACAAGATTAATCCTTGGTGATGATTTTTCCTTCTCCAAAAGAACCTGGAGTAAAGTTTAAGGCCTCAACTTCTGCATAAATTTTTCGTGTTTTTATGTCTATACTTGGATAAATAAGTGTGATTTTGCCTTGGTATTCTTTTTCATTTGAGTCTATTTTATAAATAAAAATATCATCGATTTTTACCTTATCTTTAAATTTCTCATCAAAACTTAAAAGCAATTTTACTTTTGGATAAGAAAAAAAATCAAATAAAACATGAGAAATTCCCCTAGCTCCATCGCCTATGTCGATATATTTGTTAGAAATAATCCCATCATAAGGTGCTTTTAGAGTTTTTTTATCGATTAAGTCTTTATAGTGTTGTATGTTTAAAAAGGCTTTTTGTTGCAAGCTTTGTGCTTTTTGAAACTCAAATAAAATATTTTCATAACTTTGCTTATCTATAACTTCTTGTACCTTTTTAAATTTTTCTAAAGAACTTTTAGCATGTTCTAGCGCAAGAGTGGCAAGTTTGTATTCATTTTGTGCTAATTTTAAGGCTATTTGCTCGCTAGAATCTTCAAGTTTAAGTAAAACTTGATTTTTTTTTACCTTATCATTAACATTCACATAAATTGCCTTAACTATACCAGCACTTTGCAAGG is from Campylobacter sp. CNRCH_2014_0184h and encodes:
- a CDS encoding efflux RND transporter periplasmic adaptor subunit; translated protein: MKLVFLTLFSLLALKAEEIYASFDVLAQNQSKLSLQSAGIVKAIYVNVNDKVKKNQVLLKLEDSSEQIALKLAQNEYKLATLALEHAKSSLEKFKKVQEVIDKQSYENILFEFQKAQSLQQKAFLNIQHYKDLIDKKTLKAPYDGIISNKYIDIGDGARGISHVLFDFFSYPKVKLLLSFDEKFKDKVKIDDIFIYKIDSNEKEYQGKITLIYPSIDIKTRKIYAEVEALNFTPGSFGEGKIITKD